In the genome of Arachis hypogaea cultivar Tifrunner chromosome 9, arahy.Tifrunner.gnm2.J5K5, whole genome shotgun sequence, the window AGAAAAAGACAGGAAGGACCTGCTTGAGAAACTCCTCGTGCCAATTGTCAAGGGTATCGAATGACCTCATTATATTCACATCATAAACTAGAACACAGCAATCCGCCCCTCTATAAAATGCAACGCCAAGACTTTGGAATCTCTCTTGCCCCGCAGTGTCCCATATCTACCAATCAAACATACAATTGAAATACACACAATTTTCACATAATATATATAGAGATTCAAAAATACTATTGAGAAAGAAAACAAACCCACTTGAAGAGTGACTAGTCTGTCATCAATCTGGAgttctttagttacaaaatcaGCTCCAATGGTTGCCTTATATTGCTGACTAAACTTCTTGTGCACATATCTATGTAAGTAGTTAAGGTTCCAAAGTGGATAACTCAAGAAAAGGAAATAACCATAAATCTTTTTTGACAACTTGTCCAAACAGAAAACTAAAAAGTCTACAAAATATGTTGACTACTACTTCCTAATACTAACTTCTTGTGCACACTTACTCTTAGCGGTCAATAGATGCAAACTCCAATAATAAAATAACCTTATTATCATCAAAAGGACCTCAAACTGAAACCTTATTATTTCACTAAAGCAATAATTTAGATAAGGCACTGTGTGAATGTCATGAAACGTGCACTAGTACTCTTAGGTGATACGTTTACTTTCaacataaaaaaatcatatataagaCTAGTCATTTTTGGAATAATTTCGCGTAACTAACACTAACACGAATTAGAACTATAACGTAAACAAATAGTTAAGTAAATTAGTCAAATAACAAATCAAGCATAATAACGCCAAAGGTGCAACAATGTAACAGGCGAAGGGATTCAAGGACGAAGTGAAATGACACAGACCCTCCAACAATAACGCATGAAATTACCAAACAGCAATGGAattgggagaagaagaagaaggggcacGTGAGGATCAGGATACTGATTCATCAATGAGGTCTTTCCCACCCTAACAACGAAACGAAAAGGGCttgtaaaaactaaatttttggaTGCATTTGAGGgaggaaaaaaaaatatgaagaaaagaaaagaaaaaaaccctAATCCTAGAAAACGTACCCGCTATCGCCGAGGACGATGACCTTGAGCAAGGTTCGTCTGCGCAAAGACATAGCTGGTTACGGTAGGGACCCAAATCGAGGATTGACGTTGAAGCTCGTTATTGTTGTTGCGGGTTTGTGTATTTATGGGGCGATTGGTTTCAAGGTCAACTTCGTGCAGAAAAGGGAAAAAGGTACGCCATTTTCGATCTGTCTCTGCACTATTCACTTCAACtgctttgaaaaaaaaattacagccAAAaacgataataaaataaaataaaataaataaaagtttactTTATATATgcatttaagaattatttttttaagctCATATAATCATTTATAATTGGTCACCAAAAAAACATAATCATTTATAATTAACTGCTTCCCCTGCTATTCGGATAAATAATCTTTCAAAATCATCTATATTAGTATATCCAATATTCTTTCTGGGCTCCATCTATATccaataattaatagaataaagtaattttttttgaagGTGAAGTATATCACTATcactatatatattataattgaaTCCTTATCCCtatatttttccctttttttatttttacccttttttAATTCTTCAATTGCAATATTGCATCCTACAAACTATAAATTTAtctactatatatataaataaggttagaattaatttaaaaaaaaattagaaaacataCACATGTGTGTATCagtgtatatacatatatgaaatgaaaatacagatatatttataaaattattttataatttttaaaattttaatcaaaactattaattaaagtaacaATAATTACCATCTtgactattttattattatttcaattgcacatttctaatatttttatatgttcTTTAGAATGAAGAGAAGAATAGCAACATAATCCTTTTTCCGTACACAGCAACAtagtctattttgatttttgataCATACAATCATCCATCTAATTTCATATATGATATATGAtgatgatttaattttatttttttctcaattctacgaagaaaaaaaaagaatcataTTCTTTTGTTCCATCTAACCTTCCCCAATCCCCCTTCTCTCAAACTTTATTAGTATATTATTAATACCAGCAAAATTTATAtacttaaattttataattagctAAAAAGAACATCGatattgattaaaataattaaaatataaagttTAGATTAAAATATTTACTTTGAGGAGAAAAAAAAAGGGTTTTGTATTTTGTATTAGATTTGAGTGTGAAGCTTAATTGCTCATAGAATCATACTCATCTTCCACGttcaaaaattcagaattcagatcCGAGCGTTACGACGAAAACTTATATAAACTCCATGGAGGAAGAGAAAGCACCCTTGATCGGAGAAATCGAGGAGGTAGACGCAACCGCCACAGCCCCCACGACGACGACGGATGAGGTGTCGCCGAAGAAGCAGGTGCGGACGAAGGTGCCGGAGGTGGAGATCCATCTGTACCGGCAAGGGAAGGGACCCATAGCGGTGTTCAAGTCGAACCTTGGTGGTTGGGAACAGGACCAGCTGGAAGTGCGTGAAATTCTCGAAAAGTACGGACTCAAATCCATCTTCGTCTTTAACCCTCAGTCCGGTCGCGGCGTCCCTATCCGCTTCCACCGAAATGGGAGGTCCATCCTCACTTACCACGACGGTGCTACTGTTTATGTTGATGGCGAACCTAAGGTACCCTCTCCTTTCTGAGTGATTGCTTTGGGATCTAACTAAGAAGggaatttgatatttttgtttgagtttaaTGCTTGCTTTATTATTATGTTGGTAACAATTGGGGAAAGAAAGGATATTTAGCTGTTTTAGTGTAACTTGTAAGATGAACAATCCAACCACACGAAACTTATATTCAGATCGGTTAAGACAGGGATCATCCCAATTCATCAATCCAAGTAACAGAACAATGAAAATCTACTTTTAAGTATGGTGATGAGAAAAGTACTTCTCCATAAACAGGATCAAAATTGGAAGCGTTCGCAGTAATTTGGAGAAACTATGGTCAAAATTCAGAATAGGGAGAGGAGAACTGGAGAAGGTTCATAGAGTAGGCTGGCCATACCACACTAAACATGTTACATGCCCTTCTCTAATTAGTTTTCCCTTCTTTCTAGTACACCATTCCTTAGAAATTGTGCCTATAAGTCTATAACAATACTCATTggaatgagaaaaaaaataaaagctcaTAGGTAATGGATGTAAGAAGAACCTCAAATGTGTTTCATCCATTTGAGGGGGGAATTCAATAGTTTGAATTCGATTGGTTACCATAAGGAGAAGAAACACAGATTGCGTTGGTCTTTTGAAGCtctgaaattttttatatatacattagGGCGAGTATTTAATACCTTTTGGTATCTTACTATGAATAAAACTATCCAATTTTTTTTGGCTCATGAGTTGTTCTACCTATATTATCTATCAGAGTATAGAGAAGAATGTGTATAGCCAACATTCACCATTAGAGGCTTCATTGAACAAGCAATTATGTATGAAGGTAGCCACAGAAATTTATGTACTTGACCTTAAGGACCAAAAAACAATTTCTTTTTTTCGGGGTTTTAATGAGAAAAATACTCTTGCAAGCTTTCTCTTAACGTGGGATTTAAGATTCATCTATATTATGTCATATGGACTCGGCACATCTTTCTTCTAGGTGTGTTTGTgtgttcagttttttttttttttttctctttcaaaaaaaaaagggggtgcTCTATACATGTCTATGTTGGTATCTTTTTGGATTGCTTATGTGGTTTTTGTGCAGTTGATCCATTCCTTTTTGGACTTTATCTTTGTTGAATAAGAAGGATGGAGGAGATGATGAGTTTCCTATGTCCAAGATAAAACCTTTATAAGATATAGCATTCTTTACATTTTCTAGATGGATGCTTTATGTCAGTGGTGATAGGAAATATAATCTCAatatagacatgatacatgataggaCGCAATGGTATTGTTTGATCTATGTAATCTACCACACCTACTTGTGATTGATTCTTTATGTAAGTGGTGATAGGAAATAAGATTCTGAAAATAAGCAATGCTTAAACAAGCATGGGGACTTAAGTATCTCTATAGTTAAATGCACTCTGAGGAACTTAGATGGTAGTAAGGCACCTTGTTTCATTTCTTATTAACTGAGGTCCGTCAAACTAAAGGTGTTTCTCTTCTGTGTAACCTTCAATTGCAGGACTCAGTACTTAAACCAGTGACCAGGATCTTGATCGGGGTGCTAGTAATAACATTTATGATCGCGCTAGTTTCAAGGGACACTCCAGAATGGATCAAGAAATATAACATCTTTGGCACAACCTTCTCTCCATGGATACTGGCTTGTATAGTGATTGTTTTCACCCGCATGAGGAAGAGAACTAAAGATTTTCTGAAAAAGTATGGTTGGTGAATGGAAGGGATGGATGCTTTTGTGTAAGGCTTTTCATGCTTTTCTGTTTATGCTTTCAGTTCTTTCACGAAGTTGACATTTTTTACGATGAAATGTGTCATCACCAATGGTATAGGATAAATGTCACGTTATCTGATGATACTGCATAATAGTTGCTCTTGTTCAGCAAGCATACAATTGTCCATTTTTGTACTACTTtcttttttgttgttatttttttaatccttAGAAGTATATCTGATGAGAGTGGAAAAACGATTGTATTTGGGGTCTGCATCTTACATTAGGAATCTTACTTATGAGCCAAGTTACGATCTGGGTAAGCAAAAAATAAAACAGATAATCGGTTCTGTATTTATATCATGCAGCCAAATTATTTGATTAGAATGGCGAGAATTCTGCTGAAtggattataatttataataaatgaaaatgaaaattttctTAACTATCTCTCCTGGGTTTAATATTCACTACGGAATGGCAATAGAACTTGTTTGCTTGAGAGAGTCGCCTACTTTGTACCTCTCTTCGAGGGATTAGTCATTGGACTTCCGACCGACTTGATGGATACCTGGTGCAAATTAAAtaagtattttatatatatatatatatacacaccagCGTAATGTATCTATTTGTTCTTTTATTTACTATCAAAATAGTAAATTTGTGATTAGTCAAGATAAAAATCACCTTACACTATGATTAAGAGGATTTGAATCAATGGAACCAGTATATCTTACGAGGATTTGaccttagaaataaaaaaaaaaaagaccaagAAGATCATCACTGCATGAAACATACATTCATCGTTAAAGTAAAGGCAATAGAAACATGAGAATTGAGGGCCGGAGATTATGGTGTTCCATGACTTGCAGACAATCTTGAGTGTCGTGACGTTCTTTATATTTCAGCTATCAGCTCATCTAGAAGGACTGGTGGCGGCGGAGGAAGGCGTTTGACGGCATTGGCTAAGTTGCTCATTATTCTTTGCAACGGTGCCACACAACATCCTCAATAGGAGCCAGTGCGTATGGTAAGAGGAGGACGATGGGCGATGACTGATGATACGTAAAGCATCATTATGTGGTTCAATCATACAGTTTGTGCCTTTGGTATGAAAGGAGAAATGACCTTTTAAACCTTTGGTTCAATTTTAGTGTGGATTCGGATATTGGGTCTTTGATGTGGTACTACCAAGAACAGGCGATGATTTGGCCACTAAATTGGCAGAGAAAGAAAAGTATATCCCAGCATGTGTTCAAATTAATCTAGAATTACCGATGGTTAAAAAGATTATTGTTGAAAGCGTTCCACATGACGTATAGAAAAGACCCAAACGGGGGCACCGATGCCCGCAAAATCACATCCATCTCTTCAAACAAAGATTGCAATGGAAACTTTTGATTTTGGCAAAGTTTTAGGAGCAAATCAAGGAACCGAATGATTTGCATGGAACTCACGTAGATTCATCATGCGTTGGAGAAGAGGTGGGATGGCAGCATGTGATCCGTAAAGGTAAGTTCAAGTTAGGACATAAGCCCATTTTCAAGGTCCAAGATAAAGCTAAAACCAAGTCTACTATTTCATTTAGTGACAAGCCCAAATTTCAATCTTCTCAATCAATGTGAAAAGAAAGTGCGACTCCCTCTCTTTGAGAGAACCCCAAAGCTGCATGAAGTGGTGCCGGGGAAGGTCAGGAGAAGGTGGTGCCGCATGAAAAAATTCCTCTTGAGGTGGGTTCTTCGAATTAGAGACCCTctattccttttttttctttgcttatttttattatgGATAGTGTAAATATAATTGTCTAAAATATTTTGGGACTTCGAATAAGTTGGCCTGGGTTTATTGTAGGGAATTAGTTAAAAAGTTTAATTCtgtttttgttattgttgttgaaacccaTCCACCTTCCATCACTTGAAGTCTTTTTGGGAGCGTCTTGGGTATTTCCAGGTTGGTCTTGTAGAAGCTGTGGGGGCATAAAGGAGAAATTTGGTTCCTATCCTCCTTGCAGGGTGCTAGTTGTAAAATGATTGATGTTTTTGAGCAATGTCTGACTGTTGATGTTCAGTATGACAATTTAACTTGGAGGTGCAATGGAATTTATGGCAGCTCCCAATTTAGTAATAGAGTCCTTCTATGGGATAACCTTGTTTCTCAGTCCTCAACTTATCATAGACCTTGGAATTTTACTTGGTGATTTCAATGAAGTTTTTTACTGGTATGAAGTTAAAGGTTGTCATTTTTCAAGCCAACAAGCAAACAAGTTTGTTGAAACTCTAGGTGATTGTAGACTCTTTGATCTGAAATTGATTGGTAAGAAGTTTCCTCGGTATTGCtgcatttaaaatataaaattatgagctggctctcaaatttagattcatgtaccatagaaaaatattatttatagaccttagtaaaacaaaaataaatatataaattatttattattaaggcaattttttattatgtacagTGATTACGcattataattgataagtagtttaatagtgcattaaatattgatttgatataattataatgaagatatgttcctaaattagtataattatatattatttattaaatattaatatattataataatataattataataaaattattttttataaaaatttcattcgttttggagggaaaacggacTCACGAAAGATAGACACGTCACCCTTATTAGCGGGAAAAAAACccaatctacttaatatactaaaactgggttttccccCAGTTAATAAGGGTGACGTGTCACTCTCTCGTGAGtttgttttccctccaaaacgaataaaatttttcatctattctaaattatttattataattatattattatattatatttaatatttaatgaataatatataattatactaatttaagaacatatcttcattataattatatcaaatcaatatttaatgcactattaaactacttatcaattataatgCGTAATTACTGTACATAATAACAAATTGCcttaatagtaattaatttacctatttatttttgttttactaaggtCTATAAATAGTGTTTTTCTGTCGTACATacatctaaatttgagagtcagctcataattttatatttagtatttttttactacttcatagaataagaatgtattctccattttttattgaagttgatccttttaaggtacaatttataattttttataatatttttcatatactcattctattatattattcttttaataatttattaattgttgttactctaagttgttcttatcgtctaatgttccaaTTCAATTGTCTTTTACCACAatcgtttacaatgcatcacatctaTAAAATACatcatcgagttgtcttcactgattcggATTTCAATTACATGGATGTAAGCATTTAAAGAAGGGGCAATAATTTCTACTTTACCGAATGATTgttggatctactcacc includes:
- the LOC112712492 gene encoding ras-related protein Rab7 produces the protein MSLRRRTLLKVIVLGDSGVGKTSLMNQYVHKKFSQQYKATIGADFVTKELQIDDRLVTLQIWDTAGQERFQSLGVAFYRGADCCVLVYDVNIMRSFDTLDNWHEEFLKQANPSDPRKFPFILLGNKIDIDGGNSRVVSEKKAKDWCTSKGNIPYFETSAKEDYNVDAAFLCIAKTALANEHEQDIYFQGIPEAVTPENEQRGGCAC
- the LOC112712493 gene encoding uncharacterized protein → MEEEKAPLIGEIEEVDATATAPTTTTDEVSPKKQVRTKVPEVEIHLYRQGKGPIAVFKSNLGGWEQDQLEVREILEKYGLKSIFVFNPQSGRGVPIRFHRNGRSILTYHDGATVYVDGEPKDSVLKPVTRILIGVLVITFMIALVSRDTPEWIKKYNIFGTTFSPWILACIVIVFTRMRKRTKDFLKKYGW